The genomic region TATCTGTGCATTTCACACGAAAGCAGGGAACGAATATGCCAAATCCATGCAAATCATTCGCCCCCGGCTGTAAATGGCAGGCAGGTGCTATAATGGGGTCATTAATTGTAGGGGAGCGAGCGCAAAGGAATGAAGAAGCCAAACTGGAAGAGTTGGTTGCCACAGCGGCTCAGGTACCGTCTGTTCGGTGCATTTGTGTTGTTAATTCTCTTGCCGTTCAGTGCATTGAATGTCTACAATTATCAGCAGATTGAATCCTTGGTCGAGCAGAAAATCAGTGAACAGAGTCATGAGCAGCTGGTGCAGATGTACCGCTCTCTGGAGGATCAGATGAGTATCGCCTTCAAAACGCTCATTTTTCTGGAACAGGATTCTGCGGTAAGAAGTGTGCTCACCTCCCCGGACAATCGTACTCCGCTTGAGAACAAGGCGCTGGTGGAAGAGAAGTTCAAGATGATCAATAACAGTTTCTTTCTATATAATCCTTCGGTGTACTTTACTTTGCTGGATTTTCATGATAGCGTTTACACTTCGTATTTGCCGAAAAAAGCACTGGCGTATGGCCCCTATCTGGAGCAATTCCGCGAGCGTCTTGGAGAAATAACCATCCCAAAAGGGGGTGCAGATGCGCCCCCGCTTCAACCGGAAGAACTTTTCTATCGCTGGGATGCACGGGATACCAACCATGTGCTCAAGGAGTTATCCTCCAGCCCGTACCTGTTGTCGCTGTATGCCTACATGAAAGATAGCGGCGGCAAGCGCTACGGACTGGCTCGGATCAGCATTGATTACTCTTACTGGTTCCAAACGATGCTGAAGGATTCACAGAGTAACCGGGAGTACTTTCTGATTACAGGTAGCGGGGAGACCATCGCACGTTCATCCAAAACAGCTACGCTTTCCCCGGAAGTTACTCGTGAAATAGCTCTTCATCCGGCACAGGCGTATCTAACTGATCCAGCTTCGGATACGCTGATTAACTACGTGTACATTGAATCACTGGATTGGTATATGGTGAATCGCATTCCACTTTCCATTTTGTTTACAGAGATATCTGAGCTTAAGCAACGTTACTTTCTGACCTTTTTTGGTTTCACAGGCGCATTTGTGCTGATGGCTTTTATGATTTCGGCAACGTTCACACGCCCTTTGTCGCATCTGCAGAAACAGATGAAGGAGGTTGTCCGCAAAAACCTCAAGATTCGTATTCCTGAGGGCCACAGCCGTGGAGAAGTACTGGAACTGACACGTACGTTTAATACGATGCTGGATGATGCCAATCAGATGATCAATAGGCTCAAGACGGAGGAGCGCCAGAAGGAAGCGGTACATTTTCATATGCTCTTGGCTCAGATGAATCCGCACTTTCTCCTGAACACGTTGAATACAATGAAATGGAGTGCGATCCGCAGCGGAAATGAAGAAATCTCCGAGATGTGTGTTTCCCTGGGAAAATTGCTGGAGGTCAGCTTGAATTCACAGGTCGAATTGGTATACCTGAAGGATGAGATCGAGCTGGTTCAAGCCTACCTTCATATCCAGCGGATTCGTTACCGCGACAGCTTCGAGGTGACTTGTGAATTTGACGATAAGCTGGAGTACGCACTGGTGCCCAAGCTGAGCTTGCAGCCACTGGTCGAGAATGCCATTCACCACGGTGTCGGACCACAGGAACAGCTTGGTCAGATCCGTATCAGCATATATAGGCAAGACACAGGAACACTGATGCTGGAGGTGGCAGACAACGGAATCGGAATGGAGGAATCCCGGCGTCAGCAGGTTACCCGGACGCGTCCGGGGATCGGTCTATCCAATCTCAGGGAACGATTGCGGTTATTGTTCAAAGGTCAAAGTAAACTTGAAATAATGGATAATCAACCAGGGACATTAGTGAGGTTCAGCATTCCTTTTTTGTTGTCGACGCCTTACGTACAGAAGCGGTCTGACTAGAGAC from Paenibacillus sp. FSL R5-0341 harbors:
- a CDS encoding histidine kinase, whose amino-acid sequence is MKKPNWKSWLPQRLRYRLFGAFVLLILLPFSALNVYNYQQIESLVEQKISEQSHEQLVQMYRSLEDQMSIAFKTLIFLEQDSAVRSVLTSPDNRTPLENKALVEEKFKMINNSFFLYNPSVYFTLLDFHDSVYTSYLPKKALAYGPYLEQFRERLGEITIPKGGADAPPLQPEELFYRWDARDTNHVLKELSSSPYLLSLYAYMKDSGGKRYGLARISIDYSYWFQTMLKDSQSNREYFLITGSGETIARSSKTATLSPEVTREIALHPAQAYLTDPASDTLINYVYIESLDWYMVNRIPLSILFTEISELKQRYFLTFFGFTGAFVLMAFMISATFTRPLSHLQKQMKEVVRKNLKIRIPEGHSRGEVLELTRTFNTMLDDANQMINRLKTEERQKEAVHFHMLLAQMNPHFLLNTLNTMKWSAIRSGNEEISEMCVSLGKLLEVSLNSQVELVYLKDEIELVQAYLHIQRIRYRDSFEVTCEFDDKLEYALVPKLSLQPLVENAIHHGVGPQEQLGQIRISIYRQDTGTLMLEVADNGIGMEESRRQQVTRTRPGIGLSNLRERLRLLFKGQSKLEIMDNQPGTLVRFSIPFLLSTPYVQKRSD